A window from Argopecten irradians isolate NY chromosome 3, Ai_NY, whole genome shotgun sequence encodes these proteins:
- the LOC138319752 gene encoding ATP-binding cassette sub-family G member 5-like, which translates to MQDGRLSDKIEEMIDKNRSNYKFQSVVNPGPSSLVLRDVTYCVHRITGPWWKGSCCRPEQQKEVLKNINLHIGEELTAVVGSSGAGKSSLLDVLSSRVDGKVKGTVIYNGQRCTENNVRGNIAYVIQYDRLLPNLTVRETLTYAAYLRMPGDSTRTHVEEKV; encoded by the exons ATGCAGGACGGAAGGCTCTCCGATAAAATTGAGGAGATGATAGACAAAAACAGAAGTAATTACAAATTCCAGTCGGTCGTCAATCCAGGGCCTTCTTCGTTGGTTCTTAGAGACGTAACGTACTGTGTGCACCGAATTACTGGGCCATGGTGGAAAGGCTCGTGTTGTAGGCCAGAACAACAGAAGGAAGTCCTGAAGAATATCAACCTTCACATTGGGGAGGAGCTTACAGCAGTGGTAGGCAGCTCAG GTGCTGGAAAGTCATCACTACTTGACGTTCTATCTTCACGTGTTGATGGTAAAGTAAAAGGAACAGTCATCTACAATGGTCAAAGATGTACCGAAAATAACGTCCGGGGGAACATTGCCTACGTGATCCAATATGATCGTCTGCTTCCAAATCTGACAGTCAGAGAGACGCTGACGTACGCCGCCTATCTGAGGATGCCTGGAGACTCGACAAGGACCCACGTAGAGGAGAAGGTGTGA
- the LOC138319196 gene encoding ATP-binding cassette sub-family G member 5-like, with amino-acid sequence MDDPSIFDLQYVLSSCATMSPDEEEELRAARPTLNLLNVRYEVSEKIGPWWKGACFRRSKSKTVLRDFTAQFRGGEIVAILGSSGSGKTSLLDVIACRTGGKVTGKVYYNNYECTKEVIKQYGAYVLQADRLLANLTVRETLQFSAFLRLPGRTTSQEIEAKVNKVIQEMGLKNVAESKIGGTVNRGISGGERRRVTIAIQLLQDPKILMLDEPTTGLDSYTARYLVSNLADIAHNSGKLVILTIHQPRSELFKLFDKVCIMSMGEQVFLGKSSELVDYFSQIGHPCPTYANPLDHYIDLASVDRRNLEREFDTAARIKALVQTFSMSEIHNETLNLVMEETMKPSTRRTLVLFYKPRPPNIFRVINALVRRMMVNLGRDRTIYISRVFLLSLFVPFICAFLGHMKTNQESIQDRVGLMYQSLSVPPYVAILHGVGLFPPMRDMYYRETRDGLYGTVAFMVAYVLHIVPFTLFSSFVFSIIVYWVTGLYPEWQRFGIYYAVVFVLHLVGEIMTVGCMGVFQNGQIANSTITLILTASLLFSSGLLRSVESMIEIFHWAAWFTIHKYSTEILVANEFHGSNFTCSTGPGAAPCQFRTGDEYLEAFYPDAVDNFYRNFGAIGGFILSFLTVTIIAFKIRGIPNLN; translated from the exons ATGGATGACCCTAGTATCTTTGACCTACAGTATGTGCTCAGTAGTTGTGCCACCATGTCTCCTGACGAGGAGGAGGAGCTCAGAGCCGCCCGTCCCACTCTCAACCTCCTCAATGTCAGGTATGAGGTGTCAGAAAAGATCGGACCATGGTGGAAAGGAGCCTGTTTTAGAAGATCTAAATCTAAAACAGTACTACGAGATTTTACGGCCCAGTTCCGAGGAGGAGAGATAGTAGCTATTCTGGGCAGTTCAG GTTCGGGTAAGACGTCTCTGTTGGACGTAATAGCCTGTAGGACAGGTGGGAAGGTGACCGGTAAGGTGTACTACAATAACTACGAGTGTACTAAAGAGGTCATCAAACAGTACGGGGCATATGTATTACAGGCCGATCGTCTGCTGGCTAACCTCACCGTCAGGGAAACTCTACAGTTCTCAGCCTTCCTCCGCCTCCCTGGACGGACCACGTCACAGGAGATAGAGGCCAAA GTCAATAAAGTTATACAAGAGATGGGATTGAAGAATGTGGCGGAGTCAAAGATCGGCGGGACAGTTAATAGGGGCATATCTGGTGGAGAACGAAGACGGGTTACCATAGCAATACAGTTACTCCAAGATCCAA aGATACTGATGTTGGATGAGCCGACGACCGGCCTGGACAGTTATACTGCCAGATACCTCGTGTCCAATCTGGCAGACATAGCTCACAATAGTGGCAAACTAGTTATTCTCACCATTCACCAGCCTCGCTCGGAACTCTTTAAACTGTTTGACAAGGTTTGCATTATGAGCATGGGAGAACAAGTATTTTTGGGGAAATCAAGTGAGCTCGTCGATTACTTCAGTCAAATTGGCCATCCATGTCCGACGTACGCAAACCCACTTGACCATTACA TTGACCTGGCCAGCGTTGATCGTCGGAATCTCGAGAGAGAGTTTGATACAGCGGCACGTATCAAGGCTCTGGTTCAAACTTTCTCTATGTCTGAGATCCACAACGAAACACTGAACCTGGTCATGGAGGAAACAATGAAGCCATCAACACGGCGGACACTTGTACTCTTCTACAAACCACGCCCACCTAATATATTCCGGGTTATCAATGCTCTTGTAAG ACGAATGATGGTTAACCTTGGCCGGGACCGAACGATTTATATCAGCCGAGTGTTTCTGCTGTCACTGTTTGTGCCATTTATCTGTGCATTCCTGGGCCACATGAAGACGAACCAAGAGAGCATTCAGGACAGAGTGGGACTGATGTACCAGTCCCTCAGTGTCCCTCCATATGTCGCCATTCTACACGGAGTGGGACTCT TCCCACCTATGCGTGACATGTACTACAGAGAGACAAGAGATGGCCTGTATGGGACTGTGGCCTTCATGGTAGCCTATGTCTTACATATAGTGCCCTTCACTCTCTTCTCTAGCTTCGTCTTCAGTATCATCGTTTATTG GGTTACTGGCCTATACCCAGAATGGCAGAGGTTCGGGATTTACTACGCTGTGGTGTTTGTGCTACACTTGGTAGGGGAGATAATGACTGTCGGATGTATGGGTGTGTTCCAGAACGGCCAAATAGCTAACAGCACAATTACACTCATTCTCACCGCCTCTCTACTCTTCTCGTCGGGTCTGCTCAG GAGTGTAGAGAGTATGATTGAGATCTTCCACTGGGCTGCCTGGTTTACAATCCACAAATACAGTACTGAGATTTTAGTGGCCAACGAGTTCCACGGGTCAAATTTCACCTGTTCAACAGGCCCGGGAG CTGCCCCCTGTCAGTTCCGTACAGGCGATGAGTACCTGGAGGCATTCTATCCTGACGCAGTCGACAACTTTTACCGGAACTTTGGAGCTATCGGCGGATTTATTCTGTCCTTCCTCACCGTCACTATTATTGCTTTCAAAATAAGGGGAATCCCTAATCTCAATTAA